In the genome of Paenibacillus sp. FSL R5-0766, one region contains:
- a CDS encoding glycoside hydrolase family 88 protein, whose protein sequence is MNTSTSVKWLEEAWQQGAAKTIRNAKRIKDTFPHIAPQGTYDRNDPEWWTAGFWPGLLWLVYGDAPESEAAASLHRIAESCERQLEGCLRDPESVDHDLGFIWLLSGVANYRQTGSMDGRRRGMLAANLLAARFHVRGEFIRAWNFSSSAMDTRGVAIIDSMMNLPLLYWASEQSGDPRFRWLAEAHADTVAREFIRADGSICHVVEFDPHTGQKLREHGGQGHAPGSAWARGTAWALHGFALSFRYTGEARYLETAERAADFFLAMLGEEIVPVWDFRAPAEHQVAWDSSAAAIAASGLLELAKLSPRGETYAAAGERIVRGLHEHYSSGDSAAEEGLIMQGTVHYPEGRGLNVPIIYGDYFYMEALAKLRGHAGLF, encoded by the coding sequence TCCACACATTGCCCCGCAGGGGACGTATGATCGGAATGATCCGGAATGGTGGACAGCAGGTTTCTGGCCTGGATTGTTATGGCTTGTCTATGGGGATGCTCCTGAAAGTGAAGCGGCGGCTTCGCTACATCGCATTGCCGAAAGCTGTGAGCGGCAACTGGAAGGTTGTCTGCGTGATCCCGAATCGGTGGATCACGATCTGGGGTTCATCTGGCTGCTTAGTGGCGTAGCCAACTACCGCCAGACGGGCAGCATGGATGGACGGCGGCGTGGCATGCTTGCCGCCAACCTGCTCGCTGCCCGCTTCCACGTGCGCGGTGAGTTCATCCGCGCCTGGAATTTCAGCTCGTCAGCAATGGATACGCGCGGCGTAGCCATCATTGACAGCATGATGAACCTGCCGCTGCTCTACTGGGCATCCGAGCAGAGCGGCGACCCTCGCTTCCGCTGGCTGGCGGAAGCACATGCGGACACCGTGGCGCGCGAATTCATCCGCGCTGACGGGTCCATCTGCCACGTGGTGGAGTTTGATCCACACACGGGGCAGAAGTTGCGAGAGCATGGCGGACAGGGCCATGCTCCAGGTTCCGCCTGGGCGCGGGGTACCGCCTGGGCGCTGCACGGGTTTGCGCTGTCTTTCCGGTATACGGGCGAAGCCCGATATCTGGAGACAGCGGAGCGTGCGGCCGATTTCTTCCTCGCCATGCTTGGCGAAGAGATCGTGCCGGTGTGGGATTTCCGCGCACCTGCGGAACATCAGGTGGCGTGGGACTCGTCCGCTGCGGCGATTGCCGCGAGCGGGTTGCTTGAGCTGGCGAAGCTGTCGCCACGCGGGGAAACCTATGCTGCCGCGGGAGAGCGTATTGTCCGCGGCTTGCATGAGCACTATAGCTCCGGCGATTCGGCAGCGGAAGAAGGTCTGATCATGCAGGGAACGGTGCATTACCCGGAAGGGCGAGGGTTGAATGTGCCGATTATATACGGCGATTATTTCTATATGGAAGCGCTGGCGAAGCTGCGTGGACATGCGGGGTTATTTTAA
- a CDS encoding class I SAM-dependent methyltransferase: protein MHQPFDYIGYWEETYRSGETSGRGSYGVLAEFKAEVVNGLIQREGIHRVIEFGCGDGNQLQYMNYEDYLGVDVAASSVKRCASQFAKDSSKSFMLYTPGLWINRGFLQADLTVCLDVLYHITDETDFRNTLYDILHSSTAWVVLYTRLKENGNPGIDTIQDRNLFEYLFDYPDFKVHEIIPQRYPDQSSADFVILRRTPSK from the coding sequence ATGCATCAGCCTTTTGATTACATCGGGTATTGGGAGGAAACATATCGTTCGGGTGAAACTTCTGGCAGGGGTTCATACGGGGTTTTGGCTGAATTCAAGGCCGAGGTCGTGAACGGACTGATTCAACGTGAAGGGATTCATCGTGTCATTGAGTTTGGATGTGGGGATGGCAACCAGTTGCAATACATGAATTATGAGGACTACCTCGGCGTGGATGTAGCGGCTTCTTCAGTAAAACGTTGTGCATCCCAATTTGCCAAGGATTCTTCCAAGAGTTTCATGCTGTATACACCAGGCCTATGGATTAACCGAGGTTTCCTGCAAGCCGATCTGACGGTCTGTCTGGATGTGTTATATCACATCACCGATGAAACAGATTTTCGGAACACCCTCTATGATATTCTGCACTCCTCAACAGCATGGGTGGTGCTTTACACCCGTTTGAAAGAAAACGGCAACCCGGGGATTGATACAATCCAGGACCGTAATCTGTTCGAATATCTCTTCGACTACCCTGATTTCAAAGTTCATGAGATTATTCCGCAGCGCTATCCAGATCAATCTTCTGCCGACTTTGTCATCCTGAGACGCACGCCTTCGAAGTGA
- a CDS encoding Ig-like domain-containing protein has product MMLKPRLTKYMVMMLVLMLSISNVGLAAAADKELSKIVVSKNEMSLEVGDSSSVTVTGVYSDNTSTNVTISSSWSTSDTSIATVYNGAITAKKEGTATITAAYQGQTQTVQVKVTKKVKALSKNVQSLDLRTGDTKDIVLTATYSDNTTSEKASETAEWSTSDEKVATVVNGKVTGQSAGTAVITAKVGSQSVTVDVNVEVVKRVDVDKQQVNLLLNKSESVKVTATYPDGTTKDVTDLAEWTSSNEKVADVLKGEITGYSAGSAKITAKYGTKSVSVDVDVDLTSKLSVEKQSIFFRLSETSKTANVVVTASYPNSSDVNVTDQATWTSSNEKVATVFKGQITAISAGSTTIKATYSGKTVEVAVDVDTARYLDIKDVNDKLAMSVTGDNKSKTLVANAEYIDASTENVTSKATWTSSNADVVYVSNGDLIAYKSGTATITVAYGGKTVKFTVNVDVADKYEMDKKKASVAVGGTTSAKVLALYGETSKDVSEDATWSSSSDKIAEVDSNGVITGVATGKATITAKIEGKTLTLPVEVGMASGLEADVNFVVLSAKETQTILLTGTDEDGNTLDVTSEATWKSSNARVADVKKGVITGNSSGKANITAEYGSKKVTIQVEVDVISRIEASEPAISLKSGDTADLTVTAILSDGSERDVSDKAEWKTNSYKVAQVTKGKVKATGSGKAKITAKYGSKSVTIAVEVDTLKYLQTDKVTLTMKPGEKVTVAATATYADGSEANVSKPALWKSSRIATASVKDGIIQANGKGKATITVTFAGVKTKVTVVVEAK; this is encoded by the coding sequence ATGATGTTAAAGCCAAGATTGACCAAGTACATGGTGATGATGCTGGTGTTGATGCTGAGTATTTCCAACGTAGGCTTGGCCGCTGCGGCAGACAAAGAACTGTCCAAAATTGTGGTTTCCAAGAATGAAATGTCGCTCGAAGTTGGTGATTCCAGTTCCGTTACAGTGACAGGTGTATATTCTGATAATACATCGACAAACGTAACGATCAGTTCATCCTGGAGTACCAGTGATACTTCGATAGCAACTGTATATAATGGCGCAATTACAGCCAAAAAGGAAGGTACAGCAACGATTACCGCAGCGTATCAGGGCCAAACTCAGACCGTTCAAGTGAAAGTAACGAAGAAGGTCAAAGCCCTTTCGAAAAACGTGCAAAGTCTGGATTTGCGCACGGGAGATACGAAAGATATCGTTTTGACAGCAACATATAGTGACAATACCACAAGTGAAAAGGCATCCGAGACTGCAGAATGGTCTACCAGTGATGAGAAGGTTGCTACCGTTGTGAATGGTAAAGTAACTGGACAAAGCGCGGGTACGGCAGTTATTACTGCGAAAGTTGGCAGCCAAAGCGTGACGGTGGATGTTAACGTTGAAGTGGTTAAACGTGTAGATGTAGATAAACAGCAAGTTAATCTGTTGTTGAATAAAAGTGAAAGTGTGAAAGTGACGGCTACGTACCCAGATGGCACAACCAAAGATGTAACCGATCTGGCGGAGTGGACATCCAGCAATGAGAAGGTCGCAGACGTGCTCAAAGGCGAAATTACAGGTTACTCTGCAGGTTCTGCCAAGATCACAGCCAAATACGGTACGAAATCAGTTTCCGTTGACGTGGATGTAGATCTGACCAGCAAGCTGAGTGTGGAGAAACAAAGTATTTTCTTCCGTTTGAGCGAGACATCCAAAACGGCTAATGTCGTTGTAACGGCTTCTTATCCAAACAGTAGCGATGTGAATGTAACGGATCAAGCAACATGGACATCCAGCAACGAGAAGGTTGCAACGGTATTCAAGGGACAGATCACAGCCATTAGCGCAGGTTCAACAACGATCAAAGCCACTTACAGTGGCAAAACCGTAGAAGTTGCTGTGGATGTAGATACGGCAAGATATTTGGATATCAAAGATGTAAATGACAAACTCGCCATGAGTGTTACGGGTGATAACAAGTCCAAGACATTGGTAGCTAATGCCGAATATATCGATGCGAGTACGGAGAATGTAACTTCCAAAGCAACATGGACTTCAAGCAATGCAGATGTTGTATATGTATCCAACGGCGATCTGATCGCATACAAATCCGGTACGGCTACGATCACTGTAGCTTATGGTGGTAAAACGGTTAAATTCACAGTGAATGTAGACGTAGCAGACAAGTATGAGATGGATAAGAAAAAAGCATCGGTAGCCGTTGGTGGAACGACTTCGGCCAAAGTGCTGGCGTTGTATGGTGAAACATCCAAAGATGTATCCGAAGATGCAACCTGGAGCAGCAGTAGCGACAAAATCGCTGAGGTAGATAGCAACGGGGTTATCACAGGTGTTGCCACAGGTAAGGCAACCATCACAGCGAAGATTGAAGGCAAAACACTGACTCTACCTGTTGAAGTAGGTATGGCTAGTGGACTGGAAGCAGATGTGAATTTTGTTGTTCTGTCTGCCAAAGAAACTCAGACGATCCTTCTAACAGGTACGGATGAGGACGGCAACACGTTGGATGTAACATCCGAAGCAACCTGGAAATCCAGCAATGCACGTGTAGCGGATGTGAAAAAAGGTGTGATCACAGGTAACAGCAGTGGTAAAGCCAACATCACAGCCGAATACGGCTCCAAAAAAGTGACCATTCAGGTTGAAGTGGATGTCATCTCACGTATTGAAGCTTCCGAGCCAGCTATTTCCCTGAAATCAGGCGATACAGCTGATCTGACGGTAACGGCTATCTTGAGCGACGGTAGCGAGCGTGATGTTTCTGACAAAGCTGAATGGAAAACGAACAGCTACAAAGTAGCTCAAGTGACCAAAGGTAAAGTCAAAGCTACAGGTTCAGGTAAAGCCAAAATCACAGCCAAATACGGTAGCAAGTCTGTAACGATTGCTGTAGAGGTGGATACACTGAAATATTTGCAGACGGATAAAGTAACGTTGACCATGAAACCTGGTGAAAAGGTAACCGTGGCTGCAACTGCAACGTATGCCGATGGCAGTGAAGCTAATGTATCCAAACCGGCTCTCTGGAAATCTTCCCGTATTGCAACAGCATCGGTGAAAGATGGTATTATTCAGGCGAACGGCAAAGGTAAGGCAACAATTACGGTGACATTTGCAGGTGTGAAAACCAAAGTAACGGTAGTGGTTGAAGCGAAGTAA
- a CDS encoding chromate transporter: MLQTWWELFWGFFVANILGYGGGPASIPLMQEEIVNHYQWMTTEQFGDVLAIGNALPGPIATKIAAFVGYHVAGWFGAFIASFATIVPSATALIILLRLLNKHRTSPKVKGMTLLVQPVIAVLMILLTWEFGQLSTDSIGIWQTLIIAGISLWVMTKTKLHPAILIVIAFAYGALVLSHTM, from the coding sequence ATGCTCCAGACCTGGTGGGAATTATTTTGGGGATTTTTCGTAGCGAACATCTTGGGATATGGGGGCGGTCCGGCTTCCATTCCGCTTATGCAGGAAGAGATTGTGAACCATTACCAATGGATGACCACAGAGCAATTCGGTGATGTACTGGCGATTGGTAACGCCCTTCCCGGCCCGATTGCAACCAAAATTGCTGCATTTGTCGGGTATCACGTGGCAGGCTGGTTTGGGGCATTTATCGCAAGTTTTGCCACAATCGTACCTTCCGCAACCGCACTAATTATATTACTTCGTCTGTTGAACAAACATCGCACGTCACCAAAAGTCAAAGGCATGACCCTACTCGTGCAGCCTGTTATCGCCGTACTCATGATTCTGCTTACATGGGAATTTGGGCAGCTATCCACTGATTCCATCGGCATCTGGCAGACGTTGATCATAGCAGGCATCTCGCTCTGGGTCATGACCAAGACCAAGCTGCATCCGGCCATTCTGATCGTGATCGCTTTTGCCTATGGTGCGCTGGTATTGTCTCACACGATGTAG
- a CDS encoding chromate transporter, with amino-acid sequence MGWKDYKGLVIGMVRTGILGYGGGPSVIPLIRYEAVTRYKWVSDEEFGEILAIANALPGPIATKMAAYLGYKTKGVLGAIVSVLAHILPTSIAIIALLGSMYALRESKVVAGMVAAVRPVIFVMLGMMAYEFAMKAWKGLGKVFAALFGVIAFVLLQLLDIHPGIVIAVFLGYGVFHLDLVQRFKSKGESDKGVS; translated from the coding sequence ATGGGTTGGAAAGATTACAAAGGTCTCGTGATCGGAATGGTACGAACCGGAATTCTCGGATACGGCGGTGGTCCTTCGGTTATCCCGTTGATCCGTTACGAAGCCGTTACACGTTACAAGTGGGTGAGTGATGAGGAGTTCGGCGAGATTTTGGCTATCGCCAATGCCCTGCCGGGTCCCATCGCGACCAAGATGGCTGCATATCTCGGTTATAAAACGAAAGGTGTGCTGGGCGCGATTGTGTCCGTACTCGCTCATATTTTGCCGACAAGTATTGCCATTATTGCTCTGCTCGGTTCCATGTATGCGCTACGCGAGTCGAAAGTGGTAGCAGGCATGGTAGCCGCCGTGCGGCCGGTCATTTTTGTCATGCTGGGCATGATGGCTTATGAATTTGCCATGAAAGCCTGGAAGGGACTCGGTAAAGTTTTTGCCGCCCTATTCGGCGTAATTGCCTTTGTACTATTGCAGCTGCTGGATATCCATCCAGGGATTGTGATCGCGGTTTTCCTGGGATATGGTGTCTTCCATCTGGATCTGGTTCAGCGCTTCAAGTCCAAAGGCGAGTCCGATAAGGGGGTGTCCTAA
- a CDS encoding Lrp/AsnC family transcriptional regulator, protein MSEKRSSKGGEIPQMYNLDEMDRKIIAALHHNSRISYTDLGTQIGLSRVAVQARINALSEKGIIERFTVVINPGKVGLQVSAFFNVDVEPPFLDEVAEKLDEEPAVTSLYHMTGPSTLHMHGIFADMEEMEQFLLEKLYKMPGIVKVESQLLLKRYKSRMGMRL, encoded by the coding sequence ATGTCAGAGAAACGCTCCTCCAAAGGAGGAGAAATTCCGCAAATGTACAATCTGGACGAGATGGATCGCAAAATCATCGCCGCGCTTCACCACAACAGCCGGATATCCTATACGGACCTGGGTACACAGATCGGGTTGTCACGTGTGGCCGTTCAGGCGCGCATTAATGCGTTATCCGAAAAAGGAATCATCGAACGCTTCACCGTTGTGATCAACCCTGGCAAAGTTGGGCTTCAGGTCTCGGCTTTTTTCAATGTCGATGTTGAACCGCCCTTCCTGGATGAAGTCGCTGAGAAACTGGATGAAGAGCCAGCCGTCACCAGCCTTTATCATATGACAGGCCCAAGTACCCTGCACATGCACGGTATTTTTGCGGATATGGAAGAGATGGAGCAGTTCTTGCTGGAGAAGCTCTATAAGATGCCGGGTATCGTCAAAGTCGAATCACAGCTGTTGTTGAAACGCTATAAAAGCCGGATGGGCATGAGACTCTAG
- a CDS encoding PAS domain-containing protein, giving the protein MSSARKNRLSGLADQPVRLLLNEIDNHITDDEFRSRLKGSLHQLSDLKFALDESSIVALTDRKGKIQYVNDKFCEISQYEREELIGKDHRIINSGYHGKNFMKNLWDTISSGKVWNGEIRNRARDGSYYWVNTTIVPFLDNDGEPYQYLAVRSEVTKLKSVEGELQKMMSQVMNIQEEERRRISRELHDGIGQSLFSLVIQMDRLLADQPQPGVEALRKQVTGIMEDVRGMAWELRPSVLDDLGVVPAIRTYIENYTRHYGIEVDLECNLRKRLEMNREIAIYRIIQEALTNVAKYADVAEARVTIEDAEDMTMVIIEDQGAGFSEATAGNGVGLFSMEERARGAGGTLRVSSEPGEGTTVTLLLPKTAQG; this is encoded by the coding sequence TTGAGTAGTGCACGCAAGAACAGATTAAGTGGACTCGCAGACCAGCCTGTACGCCTCCTGCTGAACGAAATCGATAATCACATTACAGATGATGAATTCCGCAGCAGGTTGAAGGGTTCCCTGCATCAACTAAGTGATCTGAAGTTTGCTCTGGATGAGTCCTCTATTGTTGCCCTCACGGACCGCAAAGGGAAAATCCAATATGTGAATGATAAATTCTGTGAAATCTCGCAGTATGAGCGCGAGGAACTGATTGGTAAGGATCACCGAATCATTAATTCTGGATACCATGGCAAAAACTTTATGAAAAACCTGTGGGACACGATATCTTCAGGTAAGGTATGGAACGGGGAGATTCGTAATCGGGCCAGAGACGGCAGTTATTATTGGGTCAACACCACCATCGTGCCTTTCCTTGATAACGACGGCGAGCCATATCAATATCTGGCTGTACGTAGTGAGGTAACCAAGCTGAAATCTGTCGAAGGCGAATTGCAAAAGATGATGTCCCAAGTGATGAACATTCAGGAAGAGGAACGACGCCGGATCTCGCGTGAACTGCATGACGGGATTGGACAGAGTCTCTTCTCTCTGGTGATCCAGATGGACCGGCTACTGGCAGATCAGCCTCAACCGGGCGTCGAAGCACTCCGGAAACAGGTCACGGGCATCATGGAAGATGTACGTGGTATGGCATGGGAGCTGAGGCCATCCGTTCTGGATGACCTGGGTGTTGTTCCGGCGATTCGTACGTATATCGAGAATTACACCCGTCACTACGGGATCGAAGTTGATCTGGAATGTAATTTGCGCAAACGATTGGAAATGAACCGGGAGATAGCCATCTACCGGATTATTCAGGAAGCCTTAACCAATGTCGCAAAGTATGCCGATGTTGCCGAGGCACGTGTTACTATAGAAGACGCTGAGGACATGACGATGGTTATTATTGAAGACCAGGGTGCCGGATTTAGCGAAGCAACCGCTGGTAATGGTGTTGGATTGTTCAGTATGGAAGAGCGTGCTCGTGGCGCAGGGGGAACGTTAAGAGTGTCTTCCGAGCCTGGCGAAGGGACAACCGTTACCCTTTTACTGCCCAAGACAGCACAGGGATAA
- a CDS encoding response regulator transcription factor codes for MIQLLVVDDHVVVRSGLIALLEGKNDIHIVGDAADGDEAIAKAQELKPDVVLMDFSMPPGKDGLTATAELKKLMPDVSILILTMHDDEEYLFRAIHAGASGYILKSAPHEELLAAIRSVAEGSAYLYPSATKRLMSEYLDKAKQENAGPYDTLSEREKEILSWIAKGYANKEIAEHLIISVKTVESHKSNLMEKLGLRTRPELVKFAMKKGLLNFE; via the coding sequence GTGATTCAACTATTAGTTGTAGACGACCATGTTGTCGTACGTTCCGGGCTGATCGCCTTACTTGAAGGAAAGAATGATATACATATCGTTGGAGATGCCGCAGATGGCGATGAAGCCATTGCCAAGGCTCAAGAGTTGAAACCAGATGTGGTCTTGATGGATTTCAGCATGCCGCCAGGCAAAGACGGTCTGACCGCTACCGCTGAATTGAAGAAATTGATGCCGGATGTCTCCATTTTGATACTAACCATGCATGACGATGAAGAATATCTGTTCCGCGCCATCCATGCAGGAGCATCCGGGTATATCCTCAAAAGTGCGCCGCATGAAGAATTGCTTGCTGCGATTCGTTCCGTAGCAGAGGGTAGCGCCTATCTGTACCCCAGTGCAACCAAGCGGCTGATGAGTGAATACCTGGACAAAGCCAAACAGGAAAACGCTGGACCGTATGACACGTTATCCGAGCGGGAGAAAGAGATTTTGTCCTGGATCGCCAAAGGATACGCCAACAAGGAAATCGCCGAACATCTGATCATCAGTGTCAAAACGGTCGAATCCCACAAAAGCAATCTGATGGAGAAACTTGGCCTGCGTACACGACCGGAACTGGTGAAGTTTGCCATGAAAAAGGGGTTGCTGAACTTTGAGTAG
- a CDS encoding GAF domain-containing protein: MHDELPSGIQEMIDGLRLNTFSDFCGLACLNGTMLRWKYTSGASNERVKRMEMRPGQDLVGTALRTGRTARSGAQSTGEHTPGRCPLMLAERLVSAIAVPVFQEGSVPGAVLLVGSRLPCTFSPDMIRQTEQIALHLRPKVFG; this comes from the coding sequence ATGCATGATGAACTGCCATCTGGCATTCAGGAGATGATCGACGGCCTGCGCCTGAACACATTCAGCGACTTCTGTGGACTTGCCTGTCTGAACGGTACGATGCTACGTTGGAAGTATACCTCTGGGGCTAGTAATGAACGGGTGAAACGCATGGAAATGCGCCCCGGACAAGATCTGGTAGGCACAGCCCTTCGGACCGGGCGTACAGCCCGATCTGGTGCACAATCCACCGGGGAGCACACCCCCGGTCGCTGCCCGTTAATGCTTGCTGAGCGGCTGGTAAGTGCCATAGCGGTACCTGTGTTCCAGGAAGGAAGCGTGCCTGGTGCCGTGCTGCTCGTTGGCAGCAGACTGCCTTGCACCTTCTCACCGGATATGATCCGGCAGACGGAGCAAATCGCTCTACATCTTCGGCCGAAGGTGTTTGGATAA
- a CDS encoding Crp/Fnr family transcriptional regulator, with protein MGTVFVERTTQRAEQKQTEAGKMTRETGGILSFVTSEQWGLIEAKMQPKRVKSGYSLFLEGDEAGYLYYIRSGRVKMTKSTEDGKEIILSIQQSGDLIGEFGGIGGMNHSYSAEMAEKGELAIISLSDLESILSKHGDLALKFLQWMALSQRITQSRFRDLLLYGKAGALASTLIRASNSYGRVTPDGIVLDMKLNHTDLAEMIGATRESVTRMLGAWKEQGTLDMMDGKLMIRDLAALRCMCGCPTFPSCPVELCRL; from the coding sequence ATGGGTACAGTATTTGTAGAAAGAACAACCCAAAGAGCAGAGCAGAAACAAACGGAGGCGGGCAAAATGACACGAGAAACAGGCGGAATCCTTTCGTTCGTTACATCTGAGCAATGGGGCCTGATTGAAGCGAAAATGCAACCCAAACGGGTAAAGTCGGGGTATAGTCTCTTTCTCGAAGGCGATGAAGCCGGATATCTGTACTACATTCGTTCGGGACGAGTGAAAATGACCAAGTCGACGGAGGATGGCAAGGAAATTATTTTATCCATTCAGCAAAGCGGCGATCTCATCGGTGAATTCGGCGGCATCGGCGGAATGAATCATAGCTACAGTGCAGAGATGGCGGAAAAAGGGGAGCTGGCCATTATCTCGCTTAGCGATCTGGAAAGTATACTCAGCAAACATGGCGACCTTGCCCTGAAATTCTTGCAATGGATGGCGCTGTCGCAGCGGATTACCCAGTCGAGATTCCGTGATTTGTTGCTCTATGGCAAGGCGGGTGCGCTCGCTTCGACACTGATCCGTGCCAGCAATTCGTATGGTAGGGTTACACCGGATGGTATTGTGCTGGACATGAAGCTGAACCATACCGATCTTGCCGAGATGATTGGAGCTACCCGGGAGAGCGTAACGCGGATGCTGGGGGCATGGAAGGAACAAGGTACGCTGGATATGATGGACGGCAAACTGATGATTCGTGACCTGGCAGCCCTGCGTTGTATGTGTGGATGTCCTACATTCCCGAGCTGTCCGGTAGAGCTGTGCCGGTTGTAA
- a CDS encoding GNAT family protein, with protein sequence MQLETDRLIIREIRETDWERIHAYTSIPEVTQHTAWGPNTEEDTRAYVQFVLDMQQTQPREGYELAICLKSDGRLLGGVGIHVMEKTNAEIGYVLNPAYQGKGYAAEATSALLGFGFNELGIHRIYAKCRPHNTASENVMKKIGMQREGLLREHWFYKGSFHDSVIYSILAREYGTANGDPMLHM encoded by the coding sequence ATGCAACTGGAGACTGACAGACTGATCATCCGGGAGATTCGGGAGACCGATTGGGAGAGGATTCATGCCTATACTTCCATACCGGAAGTTACACAGCATACAGCGTGGGGGCCGAATACCGAAGAAGATACACGAGCATACGTGCAGTTTGTGTTGGACATGCAGCAGACACAACCACGAGAAGGCTATGAACTGGCGATATGTTTGAAAAGTGATGGAAGACTCCTCGGCGGAGTAGGTATTCACGTGATGGAGAAAACCAATGCAGAGATCGGTTACGTCCTTAACCCCGCCTATCAAGGAAAAGGTTATGCCGCCGAAGCAACCAGTGCTCTACTAGGCTTTGGCTTCAACGAACTGGGCATTCACCGGATTTACGCCAAATGTCGTCCGCACAACACAGCTTCGGAGAACGTCATGAAGAAGATTGGCATGCAGCGAGAAGGGCTATTGCGCGAGCACTGGTTCTACAAAGGTTCCTTTCATGACTCTGTGATCTATTCGATTCTCGCCAGGGAATATGGCACGGCCAATGGAGACCCAATGCTACATATGTGA